One genomic window of Mucilaginibacter sp. SJ includes the following:
- a CDS encoding RNA polymerase sigma-70 factor, with product MSIRPIHNEYEILSKVALGDVRAFTYLFDTYYRHLGQYVYRLTESTDAAEEIVQDVFVKIWSRRQDLTQIESFTDYLFIITRNRTYRFLKDKANAHLKQQEWEQQYREELYLPGDISPEESFCLMVDKLVEKLPPQQKKVYELSRIDHLKYSEIAVMLGISQETVKKHIVAANKFIKNSISEKNHLLFLVFSAICSHFRN from the coding sequence TTGTCAATTCGCCCGATTCATAATGAATATGAAATCCTTAGTAAAGTAGCTTTGGGGGATGTGCGGGCTTTTACATACCTTTTTGATACCTATTACAGACATCTCGGTCAATATGTATACCGGCTCACTGAGTCGACAGATGCTGCGGAGGAAATTGTGCAGGATGTTTTTGTAAAGATCTGGTCCAGGAGGCAGGACCTTACTCAGATAGAAAGTTTTACTGATTATCTTTTTATCATAACGAGAAATCGCACCTATCGCTTTTTAAAAGACAAGGCAAATGCCCACCTGAAGCAGCAGGAATGGGAACAGCAGTACCGGGAGGAACTCTATTTGCCCGGCGATATTTCTCCTGAAGAGAGCTTTTGCCTAATGGTAGATAAACTGGTTGAAAAGCTACCCCCACAACAGAAGAAAGTTTATGAGCTAAGTAGAATTGATCATTTAAAGTATAGTGAAATTGCAGTAATGCTCGGTATTTCGCAAGAAACAGTGAAAAAACACATTGTTGCTGCTAATAAATTTATTAAAAACAGTATTTCAGAGAAAAATCATCTTCTTTTTCTTGTGTTTTCTGCGATTTGCAGTCATTTTCGAAATTAA
- a CDS encoding SusC/RagA family TonB-linked outer membrane protein, whose translation MMNNYAHFKRLKAFLKRRNVNAYGSIQMICTICFLLFSFQLQAQQEITGKVTSNDGPVSGATVTVKGSVISVAADKDGKFHITASKGTTLVISSVGYTTQEVLINDQSPLSVKLISSSNALNEVVVIGYGTQKRTNITGSVSEIKASQFENQPITSASQLLAGKVAGVNINQGSGIAGDDNAAITIRGIGTLNNADPLIIIDGVVATTDNTPQSNAYGSGVPGKSTNPLNAINPSDIESVTVLKDAASASIYGSRAANGVILVTTKRGKKNSSPTVKFNGYYGQTKVTGLPQMLTNTVQFMKLLNQADINSGQTPAFADSTIQKYSSYGDITSTNWVKELFPSKFSPIGQYDMSVSGGNDRTNYFVSLGILDQKAVILSGDYKRYNLRTNLDTKPLDNLTFGTSLTLSRGQQNAPSDDILYVSVLDALRATPILPAFASNGYLALPDSYSLYTSNTVQASNALARSYGNQVLATTQSFLGSAYMDWGIIPGLHLKATLTAGVNPYDRTGWTSDLVGYNWNYQANLANGIPLNNLTGSVSTSSLVLTHSESTRINPFAQLTYNRSFGKHSFAAMAGYSYEKNKYSYYYTSRRTFSSNDTRVLSAGDPSTQTNGGNASQNALASIFGRLNYSFADKYLFEADVRRDGSSRFGPNSRYGTFPAFSAGWLATKEDFLKDQNVISYLKLRASWGRLGNQYASSDFPYLGLVGFGYNYNFGGTTVGGATQTTLGNPDLSWETTTTTDIGLDVNFFKEHLQITADYYNRVATGILYDTPLPSVTGFTRVTNNLASVQNKGVELSVNYVGTAGNVRYSIGGNIARNNNQVRYINPTLSGNNDRVINDSYALLRGSPVDAIYGLKVIGIFQSQSEIDSSPTQFNGTGPGDLKYEDLNHDGKIDQDDRQVLGNFSPKWTYGFNATVSYAHFTLSALFQGIGDAQAYNQFEYYVPTFQGSNFGTQWLNAWTPENHSTTMPRVWNTSGPNTQYANSFFVQDRSYLRMKNIQLNYEMGRFLKKTFLSNLTVFVSGQNLLTWTKYKGFDPEQAAQIGRSGVPQVKIYTAGLNLTF comes from the coding sequence ATGATGAACAATTACGCTCATTTTAAACGCCTCAAAGCGTTTCTAAAAAGAAGAAATGTAAATGCTTATGGCAGCATCCAAATGATTTGTACCATTTGCTTTCTGTTGTTTTCGTTCCAGCTACAAGCACAGCAGGAGATAACCGGAAAAGTAACATCAAATGATGGTCCCGTATCCGGAGCCACAGTAACAGTAAAGGGCAGCGTAATTAGCGTCGCCGCCGACAAGGATGGGAAATTCCATATTACTGCATCTAAAGGAACCACCCTGGTGATCAGCTCAGTCGGCTATACAACACAGGAAGTACTTATCAACGACCAAAGTCCCTTGTCTGTTAAGCTAATTAGCTCAAGCAATGCACTGAATGAAGTAGTGGTCATAGGTTACGGAACCCAGAAACGCACTAACATTACCGGCTCGGTTTCGGAGATAAAAGCATCGCAATTTGAAAATCAACCCATCACAAGCGCCTCCCAGCTCCTTGCTGGAAAGGTTGCCGGCGTAAATATCAACCAGGGTTCGGGAATCGCCGGCGACGACAATGCGGCTATAACCATTCGTGGTATCGGTACTTTAAATAACGCCGACCCTTTGATTATTATTGACGGCGTAGTGGCTACGACAGATAACACACCTCAATCCAATGCTTACGGAAGTGGCGTGCCAGGTAAGTCAACGAATCCGCTTAATGCTATTAATCCCAGCGATATCGAATCAGTTACCGTACTGAAAGATGCCGCATCCGCATCAATATACGGTTCAAGGGCCGCTAATGGTGTAATTCTGGTAACAACGAAACGCGGTAAAAAGAACTCATCACCCACAGTCAAATTCAATGGCTATTATGGCCAGACAAAGGTCACCGGACTACCTCAGATGCTTACCAATACTGTTCAATTCATGAAATTGCTGAACCAGGCAGATATAAACAGTGGACAGACTCCGGCATTTGCTGATTCAACTATTCAGAAATATTCTTCTTACGGCGATATTACAAGTACAAACTGGGTTAAGGAATTGTTCCCTTCAAAATTTTCGCCAATAGGTCAATATGATATGTCTGTATCCGGGGGAAATGACAGGACAAATTATTTTGTATCACTAGGGATTCTGGATCAGAAAGCGGTGATATTAAGCGGTGACTATAAGCGCTATAATTTACGTACAAACCTGGATACCAAACCATTGGACAACTTAACGTTTGGTACAAGCCTGACGCTAAGTAGAGGACAGCAGAATGCCCCGTCAGACGATATTCTTTATGTTTCGGTATTAGATGCATTAAGAGCTACCCCTATCCTGCCTGCTTTTGCATCCAATGGTTATCTGGCCCTACCGGATAGCTATTCATTATATACCTCAAACACAGTGCAGGCTTCCAACGCGTTAGCCAGGTCGTATGGGAATCAGGTGCTTGCTACAACACAATCCTTTTTAGGCTCGGCCTATATGGATTGGGGAATCATCCCCGGCCTTCACCTGAAAGCGACCTTAACGGCGGGTGTAAATCCGTATGACCGGACCGGCTGGACATCAGACCTGGTGGGCTATAACTGGAATTATCAGGCCAACCTCGCGAACGGAATTCCGCTTAACAATCTGACCGGTTCAGTATCAACTTCGTCGTTGGTACTAACCCACAGCGAATCAACAAGAATTAACCCCTTTGCTCAGTTAACCTACAATCGCAGTTTCGGCAAACATTCATTCGCAGCAATGGCCGGCTACAGCTACGAAAAGAACAAGTACTCATACTACTATACCTCTCGTCGGACATTTTCGTCCAATGATACAAGGGTTTTGTCCGCAGGTGATCCTTCGACACAAACCAACGGCGGAAACGCCTCCCAGAATGCACTGGCATCCATATTCGGAAGACTAAATTATAGTTTTGCTGATAAATATCTTTTTGAGGCAGATGTACGGAGGGATGGTTCCTCTCGTTTCGGTCCGAATAGTCGTTACGGTACTTTCCCCGCTTTTTCAGCCGGCTGGTTAGCAACAAAAGAAGACTTTCTTAAAGATCAGAATGTGATATCTTACCTGAAGCTTCGGGCTTCCTGGGGCAGGCTTGGTAATCAGTATGCGTCAAGCGATTTCCCGTATCTTGGGCTGGTTGGGTTTGGCTATAATTACAACTTTGGTGGCACAACCGTAGGTGGCGCCACCCAAACAACTTTAGGAAATCCTGACCTGAGCTGGGAGACCACAACGACCACTGATATCGGCTTGGATGTAAACTTCTTCAAAGAGCATTTACAAATAACTGCGGATTATTACAACAGAGTGGCTACCGGTATCCTTTATGATACCCCGTTACCTTCTGTAACAGGTTTTACCAGAGTAACCAATAACCTCGCAAGCGTTCAGAATAAAGGTGTCGAATTATCGGTTAACTATGTTGGCACCGCCGGCAATGTAAGGTACAGTATCGGGGGAAATATTGCCCGTAATAACAACCAGGTAAGATATATCAATCCAACGCTTAGCGGCAATAATGATAGGGTGATAAATGATTCCTATGCATTATTAAGGGGTTCGCCAGTTGACGCAATATATGGATTAAAGGTTATCGGCATATTTCAAAGCCAGTCCGAGATTGACAGTTCGCCGACTCAATTCAATGGCACCGGCCCTGGGGACCTGAAATATGAAGACTTGAATCATGATGGTAAAATCGACCAGGATGACCGTCAGGTATTGGGGAACTTTTCGCCAAAATGGACATATGGATTTAATGCGACCGTTAGCTACGCTCATTTTACATTGAGCGCACTGTTCCAGGGAATCGGAGATGCGCAGGCATATAATCAATTCGAGTATTATGTACCAACTTTTCAGGGCTCAAATTTCGGCACTCAATGGTTAAATGCGTGGACACCCGAAAATCACAGTACTACAATGCCTCGTGTATGGAATACTTCCGGTCCGAATACGCAGTATGCAAATTCATTCTTCGTGCAGGACAGGTCCTATTTACGAATGAAAAACATTCAGCTTAATTACGAAATGGGGCGTTTCCTTAAGAAAACCTTCCTAAGCAATTTAACAGTATTTGTGTCCGGTCAAAACTTGTTAACATGGACTAAATACAAGGGGTTTGACCCCGAACAAGCTGCACAAATTGGCAGGTCAGGCGTGCCTCAGGTCAAAATATACACAGCAGGGCTCAATTTAACTTTCTAA
- a CDS encoding RagB/SusD family nutrient uptake outer membrane protein — MKKIPYILLPLFLLCACKKQLNLYPLDAVSTANFFKTTGDYDLALNGLYDDMQGHGQGGLGGVYAGDLYWEVASDGMYFGFSWHTPYYDISNGNLAPSTGNLSSLWDSGYKAISWSNTILQKVDGNSALDAAFAKHIKGEALFLRAATYLRLVSVYGDVPLVLTTLNLANSKVSRTPADQVYQQIVADFDAAAQLLDVTPYNGQKGRATKQAALGMKARALIYAASPLFNTSNDLARWKTALAACQAVVDLAGANANAIGLIPNYSDVFSLSNEDNKEILFNIEYTSNNSSEGGNNELPFGPSKLSTQSGVAGSWGAAAIVPEYADSYLMKDGLTAATSPFYSAANPFLNRDPRFYTTFFLANYTVLSDGSLFYPFYLNSFAGSAYRTAYPISVRKGIDENAKNQSYDNEQAPNFIVLRYADVLLMLAEAENEVNGPTAKAYSAVNQIRQRAAMPILIPGLSQADLRTAIMNERKWELGYESVRYFDIRRWKTAETVMNSLTKAASFGIAPPKHFYAPKNYFWPIATNSIDADPNLKQNTGY; from the coding sequence ATGAAAAAAATTCCATATATACTTTTGCCTCTTTTTTTGCTGTGCGCATGTAAGAAGCAGCTCAATTTATACCCGCTTGATGCTGTAAGCACAGCTAACTTCTTTAAAACTACCGGCGATTACGACCTTGCCTTAAATGGCCTCTACGATGATATGCAGGGACATGGTCAGGGTGGACTGGGCGGTGTTTACGCCGGTGACCTGTATTGGGAAGTGGCCTCGGACGGAATGTATTTTGGCTTCTCATGGCATACCCCCTACTATGACATCTCAAATGGAAATTTAGCCCCGTCGACAGGCAATCTGAGCTCTCTCTGGGATTCCGGCTATAAAGCTATCAGCTGGTCTAATACTATACTGCAAAAGGTTGACGGCAATTCAGCTTTAGATGCCGCATTCGCAAAACATATTAAAGGCGAGGCACTGTTTTTAAGAGCTGCTACCTATTTAAGACTGGTAAGCGTTTATGGTGATGTACCACTAGTATTGACAACTTTGAACCTGGCCAACTCAAAAGTCTCCAGAACGCCTGCAGATCAGGTATATCAGCAAATAGTCGCCGACTTTGATGCAGCGGCCCAGTTACTTGATGTCACACCTTATAACGGGCAGAAAGGCCGGGCGACAAAACAAGCAGCACTCGGTATGAAGGCAAGGGCATTAATTTATGCAGCAAGCCCTCTTTTCAATACCTCAAATGATTTGGCGAGATGGAAAACCGCCCTCGCAGCTTGTCAGGCTGTTGTGGATTTGGCCGGTGCAAACGCTAACGCAATAGGACTTATTCCTAACTATAGTGATGTCTTTTCTTTAAGCAATGAAGACAACAAGGAGATCCTGTTTAATATCGAATATACGTCGAATAACTCTTCCGAGGGCGGCAACAACGAATTGCCATTCGGTCCTTCAAAGCTGTCAACCCAAAGCGGGGTTGCAGGCAGTTGGGGCGCTGCCGCAATTGTTCCTGAATATGCTGATTCTTACTTGATGAAAGACGGCCTGACTGCCGCTACATCACCGTTTTACTCGGCGGCTAATCCGTTTTTGAATCGTGACCCTAGATTCTACACAACATTCTTTTTAGCAAACTACACAGTTTTATCAGATGGCTCGCTATTTTATCCGTTCTACCTAAATAGCTTTGCTGGCTCTGCGTATCGTACTGCCTATCCTATTTCTGTAAGGAAAGGAATCGATGAAAACGCAAAGAACCAATCATATGATAATGAGCAGGCACCCAATTTTATCGTATTAAGATACGCAGATGTGTTATTGATGTTAGCCGAAGCTGAAAACGAAGTTAATGGCCCTACCGCAAAAGCTTATAGTGCCGTTAATCAAATCCGTCAAAGGGCAGCTATGCCTATTCTTATTCCGGGCTTATCACAGGCTGATCTTCGTACAGCAATTATGAACGAAAGGAAATGGGAACTGGGCTATGAATCTGTCAGATACTTCGATATCAGACGCTGGAAAACTGCAGAAACGGTGATGAATTCACTTACTAAAGCTGCAAGCTTCGGTATAGCGCCCCCAAAACACTTCTATGCTCCTAAAAATTACTTCTGGCCGATCGCGACTAACTCTATTGACGCAGATCCGAACCTGAAACAAAATACTGGTTATTAG
- a CDS encoding two-component regulator propeller domain-containing protein, with the protein MRFLKYISAIIISNVPFFFCFGQNTRYIGIEEGLSNNTVTAVFKDHNGLMWFGTVDGLNQYDGYSFKKFKNKYQDTTTLPDDNIICINSDASGNLLVGTQNGLGVLGRKDLKFSQVYVVDASGKKRIIEGPISSICRDSKNKIFAATRESGFLEISENLDARQIPLLNSKHSLINSYTATAALVSRDGAVWTAVEGTGLCKLNLGRGRMEIVDMNLPPCSGIAANSEGNLFLGTNNGLYFYDIQHKTLSKVDLKAFSNAKINGLIIDKLNKMYLATDGQGVVELDGIDGQMRIIRHIGIDILTSNSVYTVFEDELSRKWIGTLRGGIDVIDPKINQFQTVRHIGLNPNSLVSDFTFSFCEDRYHHIWIGTDGGGLSIWDKKANLFENHVFESLPNESFNANYITSIIKDSGQNMWLSTYGPGVLRYDYDTRTFKNIPFLNKKGRNPVWKLAMDHENVIWAASSAVDTSRLFYFSAARNCFIPAPFHLTTDIISIANDGKNGLWLGTFSGLLHVDKKTGVDKSVNLHSAVRSLHYSASGMLWIGTYGRGLFSYEPDKGILKNFTEKNGLCDNKVLNIEEDKSGGIWMSTYNGISKFDPVGKSFENFYAADGLQSNQFYFNASTRLSSGELIFGGIKGFNIFNPENIHRYHDFSPLIITGIRVANTLIDANSKYVAGGSTIYNIDHIRLPYDKAIISLEFAALEYSLPDKIQYAYKLEGRDKGWNYLLNQRTLNYTQLDAGTYTLKIRCTNSSGIWSPKVKLIRFTVIPPWYRTWWAYLLYLLFIASILGAYLIYHYKQTKLKFEMKLIKEVNEKKLSFFTNISHELRTPLTLILNPIKELLHSDGKNLDLIDLSTVYRNSRRLLSLVDQLLLFKSSESEISAFNPGWMNITEACNEVFLCFNNQVKKKRISYEFLSNNVDVFLFADREKIDIVLFNLLSNAIKYTSEDGTVRLSINEHQKSVDICIRDTGKGISPEAGDKIFEKFYRINQENGSESGFGIGLYLAHRYMEVLQGELTYTSELGKGTEFRMILPKPDKPYVRQSEDKTVQRSTHIVDELIGESAPIAEDQFYDFDQVMAPDITPTKQTVLLIDDDTDFRTYLKKILYKSYAILEAEDVDQGFDLLLQDEPDIIVCDVLLKGTSGVEFCSKIKESPSFSHIPVILLTGSSSPEIKLKGIECGADDYITKPFEKDLLIARIKSMLKGRVLLKKFFINEITLKQNQFKIPAEYSEFINKCIVIVEQHLQDDDFGTKQFTAEIGMSRSKLFRNIKAVSGLTIVEFIRYIRLRKAGQLMMETDLQIKEISYRVGFSDQKYFREQFNKLFKMNPSEFVNKYKNSMTDNKAGSIYLVSKKTDSHKG; encoded by the coding sequence ATGAGATTTCTAAAATATATATCTGCTATAATTATCTCTAACGTTCCTTTCTTTTTTTGTTTTGGTCAAAACACTAGATACATCGGAATCGAAGAAGGTCTGTCAAATAATACGGTTACTGCTGTCTTCAAAGACCATAACGGACTGATGTGGTTTGGAACTGTTGACGGGCTCAATCAGTATGACGGATATTCATTTAAGAAATTTAAGAATAAATATCAGGATACAACAACTTTACCGGACGATAATATAATTTGTATTAATTCGGATGCTTCAGGGAACCTGTTGGTGGGAACTCAAAATGGTCTTGGCGTATTAGGCAGGAAAGATTTAAAGTTTTCACAGGTATATGTGGTTGATGCATCCGGGAAAAAGCGAATAATCGAAGGGCCGATCAGTTCCATTTGCCGGGATTCAAAGAATAAGATATTTGCCGCAACACGTGAAAGCGGTTTTCTTGAGATATCCGAAAATCTTGACGCGCGGCAGATTCCCCTGCTGAACAGTAAACATTCTCTTATCAATAGTTATACAGCTACCGCAGCTTTGGTAAGCAGAGACGGCGCGGTCTGGACTGCTGTTGAAGGGACAGGTTTGTGTAAATTAAACTTAGGCCGGGGGCGAATGGAAATTGTTGATATGAATCTTCCGCCCTGTTCGGGTATAGCAGCCAATTCTGAAGGGAATTTATTTTTAGGGACGAATAACGGCTTGTACTTTTATGACATTCAGCATAAGACGCTCTCAAAAGTTGATCTTAAAGCATTCAGCAATGCTAAGATAAACGGGTTAATAATAGATAAGCTGAACAAGATGTACCTTGCTACGGATGGTCAGGGAGTCGTTGAACTTGACGGAATAGACGGACAAATGAGGATCATCCGTCATATTGGCATCGATATTTTAACAAGCAATTCAGTCTATACAGTTTTTGAGGATGAATTATCCAGAAAATGGATAGGAACATTACGAGGCGGTATTGATGTAATTGACCCTAAAATTAACCAGTTTCAAACTGTGCGGCACATAGGACTCAACCCAAACAGTTTAGTAAGTGACTTCACTTTTTCGTTTTGTGAAGACAGGTACCATCATATCTGGATAGGAACTGACGGGGGCGGGCTCAGCATCTGGGACAAAAAAGCCAACCTGTTCGAAAACCATGTTTTTGAGTCATTACCGAACGAAAGCTTTAACGCCAATTACATAACCAGTATAATAAAGGATAGCGGACAAAACATGTGGCTGTCGACATACGGCCCCGGTGTTTTGCGATATGATTACGATACGCGTACGTTTAAAAACATTCCGTTCCTGAACAAAAAGGGGCGAAATCCAGTATGGAAGCTTGCCATGGACCATGAAAACGTAATCTGGGCGGCAAGTTCAGCAGTGGATACGAGCCGGCTTTTTTACTTCAGCGCTGCGAGGAATTGTTTTATTCCCGCGCCCTTTCACTTGACAACTGATATCATTTCAATAGCCAATGACGGCAAAAATGGCTTGTGGCTGGGAACTTTCAGCGGGCTTTTGCATGTTGACAAAAAAACTGGCGTGGATAAATCTGTCAATCTTCACTCAGCGGTCAGATCCCTGCATTATTCAGCTTCCGGCATGCTTTGGATAGGTACATATGGCCGGGGCCTGTTCAGCTACGAACCTGATAAAGGGATATTGAAAAACTTTACTGAGAAAAACGGGCTATGCGACAATAAGGTATTAAACATCGAAGAGGATAAAAGCGGCGGGATCTGGATGAGTACTTATAACGGGATTTCAAAGTTTGATCCGGTAGGTAAGAGCTTTGAGAACTTTTATGCTGCGGATGGGCTTCAGTCTAACCAGTTTTATTTTAACGCTTCAACCCGGCTGTCAAGCGGAGAGCTGATATTCGGCGGAATAAAGGGATTTAATATTTTTAATCCGGAAAACATCCACCGGTATCATGATTTTTCCCCTTTAATTATTACCGGGATCAGGGTTGCGAATACGCTTATTGATGCAAACAGTAAGTATGTGGCCGGAGGTTCCACTATATATAACATTGATCATATCAGGCTTCCTTATGACAAGGCAATTATTTCCCTGGAGTTTGCGGCACTTGAATATTCTTTACCAGATAAAATTCAGTATGCTTATAAATTGGAAGGAAGGGATAAAGGCTGGAATTATCTGCTTAACCAACGAACCTTAAATTATACGCAACTGGATGCAGGTACTTATACTTTAAAGATCAGATGCACTAATTCATCCGGAATCTGGAGTCCTAAAGTCAAACTTATCAGGTTTACTGTTATTCCGCCCTGGTACCGAACCTGGTGGGCTTACCTTTTGTATCTACTTTTTATTGCGTCAATTTTGGGTGCTTATTTGATCTATCATTACAAACAAACGAAGCTGAAATTTGAAATGAAGCTGATAAAGGAGGTCAACGAAAAAAAACTTTCCTTTTTTACAAATATCTCGCATGAACTTAGAACGCCGTTAACATTAATTTTAAATCCGATCAAGGAACTGCTTCATAGTGACGGTAAGAATTTGGACCTGATTGATCTGAGTACCGTATATAGGAATTCCAGGCGGCTGCTCAGTCTGGTTGATCAGTTATTATTATTTAAGAGTTCTGAAAGTGAGATTTCGGCTTTCAATCCGGGATGGATGAATATTACTGAAGCTTGTAATGAGGTTTTTCTTTGCTTTAATAATCAGGTAAAAAAGAAAAGGATTAGTTATGAGTTTCTCAGTAACAATGTAGATGTTTTTCTTTTTGCAGACCGCGAAAAAATTGATATAGTTTTATTCAATTTATTGTCTAACGCGATCAAGTATACTTCAGAAGACGGTACGGTCAGGCTAAGTATCAACGAACACCAAAAGTCAGTTGACATATGTATTCGTGATACAGGTAAAGGAATTTCACCGGAAGCGGGCGACAAAATTTTTGAAAAGTTTTACAGGATAAATCAGGAAAACGGCAGCGAAAGCGGTTTTGGAATTGGGCTGTATCTAGCCCACAGATACATGGAAGTACTTCAGGGGGAGCTTACATACACCAGCGAACTCGGTAAGGGAACAGAATTCCGGATGATACTGCCGAAGCCGGATAAACCCTACGTGAGACAAAGTGAGGATAAAACAGTGCAGCGCTCAACTCATATAGTGGATGAACTGATTGGTGAGTCAGCGCCGATTGCTGAAGATCAGTTTTACGATTTCGATCAGGTTATGGCACCTGATATAACACCAACGAAGCAGACAGTTTTGCTTATTGACGATGATACGGATTTCAGAACATATCTGAAAAAGATATTGTACAAAAGCTATGCTATTTTAGAAGCGGAGGATGTTGATCAGGGCTTTGATCTTTTACTGCAGGATGAACCAGATATTATTGTATGTGATGTTCTGCTGAAGGGAACCAGTGGTGTAGAATTTTGCTCAAAAATTAAAGAATCCCCCTCATTCAGTCACATACCGGTTATTCTGCTAACAGGCAGTTCCTCTCCGGAAATTAAATTAAAAGGAATAGAGTGCGGTGCGGATGATTATATAACCAAGCCGTTCGAGAAGGATCTTTTGATCGCCAGGATTAAGAGTATGTTAAAAGGCCGGGTTTTGTTAAAAAAGTTCTTTATTAATGAAATCACCTTAAAACAAAATCAGTTCAAAATACCTGCTGAATACAGTGAATTTATTAATAAATGCATCGTTATCGTTGAGCAGCATTTACAAGATGACGATTTCGGCACTAAGCAGTTTACAGCTGAAATCGGAATGAGCAGATCTAAGCTTTTCAGAAATATAAAAGCAGTATCCGGACTTACTATTGTTGAATTCATCAGGTATATCCGCCTTCGCAAAGCCGGGCAGCTGATGATGGAGACAGATTTGCAAATCAAGGAAATCTCATACAGGGTCGGCTTTAGCGATCAGAAATATTTCCGGGAACAATTCAATAAACTGTTTAAAATGAATCCGTCGGAATTTGTAAATAAATATAAAAATTCTATGACAGACAATAAAGCAGGCTCAATATACCTCGTTTCGAAGAAAACAGATAGTCACAAAGGATAA
- a CDS encoding FecR family protein, whose protein sequence is MSERLRYLFRQYFNKAETPEERNELMRLIDRKDSEPLVHELMEEAYKTHLFDEDPFDSGTREKMLKTALDGYLDEYRDANVAPAGISRNRLIVYASAALLVLALSFGAYQFHLRSDRQSLAANKVHHDIMPGGNKAVLTLANGAKIELNGAKNGKLAQQGSAAVIKLSGGSLAYVPGASDTGESLNNTMSTPRGGQYKLQLQDGTLVMLNAESSITYPTAFTGNSRNVMITGEVYFEVAKNKKMPFIVSFGGQKVEVLGTHFDIRAYQDQVNKTTLLEGAVRISDGKQKKLLIPGQQAVYESSTQKFDIKTVDTDDVVAWKNGLFVFDGTELDLVMQDLARWYDIEVEYNGPKPRLNFTGLIKRDIPLSKVLKFLERTGGIKFTIVKNTVIVEKI, encoded by the coding sequence ATGTCTGAGAGATTACGCTATTTGTTTCGTCAATATTTTAATAAAGCCGAAACCCCGGAAGAACGCAATGAATTAATGCGGCTTATTGACCGGAAGGATTCGGAACCTCTGGTTCATGAGCTGATGGAGGAAGCGTATAAAACGCACCTGTTTGACGAAGATCCGTTTGATTCCGGTACACGTGAAAAGATGCTTAAAACCGCACTGGACGGATATTTAGACGAATACCGCGATGCAAATGTTGCTCCAGCTGGTATTTCGCGAAACCGGCTGATTGTTTATGCTTCGGCTGCACTGCTGGTCCTGGCGTTATCATTTGGGGCGTATCAGTTCCATTTAAGGAGTGACAGACAAAGTCTCGCAGCAAATAAAGTGCATCATGATATTATGCCCGGGGGGAACAAGGCTGTACTTACGCTTGCGAACGGTGCGAAAATTGAACTTAATGGCGCTAAAAACGGAAAACTTGCACAACAAGGCAGTGCAGCGGTTATAAAGCTTTCCGGCGGAAGCCTCGCCTATGTACCTGGTGCGTCGGACACCGGGGAATCGCTGAATAATACAATGTCTACTCCGAGAGGAGGTCAATATAAACTGCAATTGCAGGATGGCACCTTGGTTATGCTAAATGCTGAATCATCTATTACCTATCCGACTGCATTCACCGGTAATTCAAGGAATGTTATGATTACAGGTGAGGTTTACTTCGAAGTAGCTAAAAATAAAAAGATGCCTTTTATTGTCAGCTTTGGAGGACAAAAAGTGGAGGTGCTCGGAACACATTTTGACATTCGTGCCTACCAGGATCAGGTAAATAAAACCACACTTTTGGAGGGAGCCGTCAGAATATCGGATGGCAAACAGAAAAAACTGTTGATACCCGGACAACAGGCCGTTTATGAAAGCAGTACGCAGAAGTTCGATATCAAAACAGTTGATACGGATGATGTCGTCGCCTGGAAAAACGGATTGTTCGTTTTTGACGGGACCGAACTCGATTTGGTGATGCAGGACCTGGCACGTTGGTATGATATTGAAGTTGAATACAACGGACCTAAGCCCCGCTTGAATTTTACGGGCCTGATTAAAAGAGATATTCCGCTTTCGAAAGTGCTGAAATTCCTTGAACGGACGGGCGGCATCAAATTTACTATCGTTAAAAATACAGTGATTGTTGAAAAAATATAG